One genomic window of Xanthobacter dioxanivorans includes the following:
- a CDS encoding enolase-like domain-containing protein, giving the protein MSQGEGVRVRLVDAELMERTVRLRLPFRFGITTMTQARQAVLRVRVERSDGASAAGIAAECLLPKWFDKSPDLSDADNVEQLRTSLAIALDLYRQAGADTPFGLSASVYPQQQARCAAFQLNPLVASYGPALVDRAVIDAVGRMLGLSFAQMVTRNVPGLAVTALTPDLAGFDLDAFLASLAPRPSIAVRHTVGLVDALGEDDLDASAPHDGLPRTLEEVVRAYGCRYFKIKVAGDPAADLDRLERIAAVLDTSAGPYLSTLDGNEQYGDVEGITELWRRIGERSSLRQLAASVLCIEQPIKRAVALERDVRSLSALKPMMIDESDGNLDAFPRALALGYQGVSSKNCKGFYKSILNAARVARRNGEDGGARFFLSAEDLCTWAGVSTQQDLALVSLLGLAHVERNGHHYVDGMSFAPDDEQDRFVAMHPDLYHRAPGQPARLTIRQGQLAIGSLNCPGFAVNVTV; this is encoded by the coding sequence ATGAGCCAAGGGGAAGGCGTGCGCGTGCGCCTCGTCGACGCCGAGCTGATGGAGCGCACGGTGCGCCTGCGCCTGCCGTTCCGCTTCGGCATCACCACCATGACGCAGGCGCGTCAGGCCGTGCTGCGCGTACGCGTCGAGCGCTCCGACGGCGCGTCCGCGGCGGGGATCGCGGCGGAATGCCTGCTGCCGAAATGGTTCGACAAGAGCCCCGACCTGAGCGACGCCGACAATGTGGAGCAGTTGCGCACGTCGCTCGCCATCGCCCTCGACCTCTACCGGCAGGCCGGCGCCGACACGCCTTTCGGCCTATCGGCCAGCGTCTATCCGCAGCAGCAGGCCCGCTGCGCCGCCTTCCAGCTCAATCCCCTCGTCGCCTCCTACGGGCCGGCCCTCGTGGACCGGGCGGTGATCGATGCGGTGGGCCGCATGCTCGGCCTCTCGTTTGCGCAGATGGTCACCCGCAACGTGCCCGGCCTCGCCGTCACCGCACTGACGCCGGACCTTGCGGGCTTCGACCTCGACGCCTTCCTTGCCAGCCTCGCGCCCCGGCCGAGCATCGCGGTGCGCCATACGGTGGGGCTGGTGGACGCCCTCGGCGAGGACGATCTCGATGCGAGCGCGCCGCACGACGGGCTGCCGCGCACGCTGGAGGAAGTCGTGCGGGCCTATGGCTGTCGCTATTTCAAGATCAAGGTCGCCGGTGATCCCGCCGCGGATCTCGACCGGCTGGAGCGCATCGCCGCCGTGCTCGACACATCCGCCGGGCCCTATCTCTCCACGCTCGATGGCAACGAGCAATATGGCGACGTGGAAGGGATCACCGAGCTCTGGCGCCGCATCGGCGAGCGGTCGTCGCTCCGGCAGCTTGCGGCCTCGGTGCTGTGCATCGAGCAGCCGATCAAGCGCGCCGTCGCCCTGGAGCGCGACGTGCGCTCGCTCTCCGCTCTCAAGCCCATGATGATCGACGAATCGGACGGCAATCTGGATGCCTTCCCGCGCGCCTTGGCGCTCGGCTACCAGGGCGTTTCCAGCAAGAACTGCAAGGGTTTCTACAAGTCCATCCTGAATGCGGCCCGGGTGGCGCGGCGCAACGGGGAAGACGGCGGCGCGCGGTTTTTCCTCTCCGCCGAGGACCTGTGCACCTGGGCGGGCGTCAGCACGCAGCAGGACCTCGCGCTCGTCTCGCTGCTGGGCCTCGCCCACGTGGAGCGCAATGGCCACCACTATGTCGACGGCATGTCGTTCGCGCCTGATGACGAGCAGGACCGTTTCGTGGCGATGCATCCGGACCTCTACCACCGCGCTCCGGGACAGCCGGCTCGCCTGACGATTCGCCAAGGGCAACTGGCCATCGGGTCCCTCAACTGTCCGGGGTTTGCCGTGAACGTTACGGTGTGA